cttgcactcctgctctttgAGAGCATTTGTctacaactcggtataagggaactatgggatggcatttcaaactccttacgtacagctgcaaccgaaaccattggttttcggaaagtgcaaaagaacagctggtacgacgagaagtgccgtgtcgcagcggagagaaaacaggctgcctacctcgcaacgttacgatcgaccacaacacgtgcgggatgggatagataccgagagttgaagagggaagcgagacgcatttgcagacaaaagcAGAAAgcggccgaaatgcgtgagtacgaagagcttgataagctggccgacaggggtaatgctcgaaaattctacgaaaaaatgcggcggcttacagaaggtttcaagactggagcatactcttgtagaacccctaaaggtgatctagtgaccgatgcccagaacatacttaaattatggagggaacacttctccagcctgctgaatggcagagaatgcacaacaccaggagaaggcgaacccgattccccaatcgatgacgatggagcagacgtcccattgcccgaccatgaagaagttcgaatagcaattacccgcctgaagaacaacaaagctgcgggggccgatggattgccggccgagctattcaaacacggcggcgaagaactgataaggagcatgcatcggcttctttgtaaaatatggtcgaacgaaagcatgcccgacgattggaatttaagtgtgctatgcccaatccataaaaaaggtgaccccacaatctgcgccaactaccgtgggattagcctcctcaacatcgcatataaggttctatcgagcgtattgtgtgaaagattaaagcccaccgtcaacaaactgattggaccttatcagtgtggcttcagacctggaaaatcaacaaccgaccagatattcaccatgcgccaaatcttggaaaagacccgtgaaagaagaatcgacacacaccacctcttcgtcgatttcaaagctgctttcgacagcacgaaaaggagctgcctttatgccgcgatgtctgaatttggtatccccgcaaaactgatacggctgtgtaagctgaagttgagcaacaccaaaagctccgtcagaatcgggaaggacctccccgagccgttcgataccaaacgaggtttcagacaaggcgattccctatcgtgtgactttttcaacctgctcctggagaaaatagttcgagctgcagaacttaatagaccatcttttataagagtgtacagctgctggcgtatgccgatgatattgatatcatcggccttaacacccgcgccgttagttctgctttctccagactggacaaggaagcaaaacaaatggggacaaaacagtcgtcgcgctcgcgacttggcactcacgtcactgttgacagtcataactttgaagttgtagataatttcgtctatcttggaaccagcgtaaacacctccaacaatgtcagcctagaaatccaacgcaggataactcttgccaacatatgctacttcggactgagtaggcaattgagaagcaaagtcctctctcgacaaacaaaaaccaaactctataagtcgctcgtaattcccgtcctgctatatggtgcagaggcttggacgatgtcaacaactgatgagtcgacgttgcgagttttcgagagaaaggttctgcgaaagatttatggtcctttgcgcgtcggccacggcgaataccgcattcgatggaacgatgagctgtacgagatatacgacgacatcgacatagttcagcgaattaaaaaacagcggctacgctggctaggtcatgttgtccggatggatgaaaacactccagctctgaaagtattcgacgcagtacccgccgggggaagcagaggaagaggaagacctccactccgttggaaggaccaagtggagaaggacctggcttcacttggaatatccaattggcgccacgtagcgaaaagaagaaacgactggcgcgctgttgctaactcggctataatcgcgtaagcggtgtctacgccaattaagaagaagaagaagtttgcgAAACTATTTCGAAAAATAGAGGTCTATTCTACAAGTTTTACGAGTAAagcagatttttgaaaaaaatttcagccGGAAATTCAGGAAATTGAAGGGGCTTGATATTAGAAATAAGTTCtttcataatttcaattttgtcgTCTGCCAATTAACGCAACTTTGTTACGCATTTCCCTTTAATATTCTTTAACAGAAATGTGCGCCtttgcgtatacgtaacttatCGTTGAGCACACTCCACTTTTAATTATCTGCACTACCATCTCCAGCCATTTCCACCCAACTCGTTAAGTCAATCACTAAATGTAATTAGACTAACCTGTTTAActgttgtatgtacatatttcatgcGGATATCAACTCGTTAAtggattttaatttattgccaTCAACTCGCCTCTAACTATGTAGCGCCGTGCGCCACGCAAAGCTGATCCAGCGCGCAGCGTGCCCAGCCTGAGGCAAGGTACGACCTTTGCATAGTTTGCATATGCGCTTGCTTTCAATGCGACCAACTTCAGGCAATATTAAAATGCCATTAAAGTGGCTGCGGGGCAAGGTAAGGGTATCCAATCACTTGAAAATCTCTGCTTTAGTAAGCCatattgcaaaaacaacaaaaaaagtgaaGCTATAATGAAAATGTAAGCATGAGAAAGGGTTCGCCTATATCCGCAAGGGCCGCAGGCGCGTggaaaagcataaaaattgcATTAGCGTTGGTAGTGTTGCAGGCGCCGCAGTCGCTGTGGCAAGGTGGCAAGTTAATGCGTGTGAACACATTAAGCGGAAAATGATGATTTCCTTAAGCATTGTGTGAGCATTAGgcttccacacacacacacacacatatccatATATATGTCGATGTTTAtaaattagtaattttattttattaatttgctttCAGTGCTATTTTGAACtggtttttattttgctattaaatatttatgcggTTTCTCATGTATTTAAGACGCTTCGAATTCCGTTTTTGCACGTCTTTCGCATTCTCGTTCGCGGCTAGTGGAAGTCGATTCGGTATTCCGTCCGTTAAGGTAATTTAATTTGATAACTTAATATTGTGcctaaaataaggaaaaaaagaaaagtttttactaaattattatGTAAGACATGAGCTTACATATACCCAGAAACTAAGCAAGTGATTAAAATGAGGATTCAATTAGATTTCATTGGCTGCAGATGTGCAGTTTCATCAGGCGATCACTGTGATTTAGTCCTTAGAAATTATTACTGCCACACGCGACTGGAACCGACCAACCTCCTCCACGGCATTTTTCTACAGTTTCTTCATTATCCGGTAGTCTATAGTGGGTTTGGAGTGCGTTTCTGCCAGGTAGAagcttttcattaaatttgttaatCGTTAGCTGGTGTCTTAAAAGTCATAGAATTGTCCATTTGCTGAATCTTTTACCTCGGATAAGAGAAGACGGCCGACTAATAACTAGGCATATTAGCAATCCATTAATGTTGTGAAAGTTTTGCCCCTGAGTGTAAAATTATATGAGATTTTTGAAGCTAAGGGGTcatccatttcgaagttccctactctttttaaagaaaaaaaaaacacagaaacttcaaattggGGGAATTTTTATAATCTTTCGAAAGCACATTCCTGggcatttatattttgaaaactatttctTTCTAATACTGGGCGTGGTGACGTCTTAGCTGATTCATTCGTTGAGTCttattttcgatgactcgttcgagcatttcgaccggTAACTGGCGAAAtgcacgcgtgatgttttgcttcaaggcctgaatcgaagcaggatttttcgcatagactttagcttcacatatctcCTCagggaaaagtctaacggtgtgatattaaGTACACGATTTTGGTGGCTAATCGAATGTCCCAAAAAGTGAATTTATCttctcaccaaagtgttctctcaataaatgtcgccgagatcacgagcttcaatttcaggcatcaaatagtcggttatcataaaTAACTGGGAATGGGGTAGGACTTCCCATTTGATTTTTTCCAGGTAGGTTTTATCGGGTTTGGTAACGTGAGGCCGAGAGTTGTCATGCAGCAGCATCATTTTTTAGTGCCTCTTCTAATATTGAGCTCATAAGGTACCCGAATGACCTGTTTCAGAATCATTCCCAGTGATCGTAGTCACTTTTAAATGGATTGGCAGTTGACTACCAATGCTGCTCTTCTTGCATTTGATACGGATCTTTATCGAGCAACGTCTCTAATTCATCGTCTTCGTAGGTTTTTGGCCTTCTGTTGAAGCAACTATGGCATGTTATTTCTTTTGGGGCATCACCGCCGTCAACTTTTTGGAGCTACCGATGTGCTTCAGCTTCTAATTGCTTTgactgaaagaaaaaaatcaacgCAATCCGTAAATCACGATGATTATTCGGCAAAAAATCTATCATACATTATTTGCATAATCACAAAGTCACGAATGTGGAAACGCAGCTTCTTTTCAGCTTAAAACACAAACACAATCTCTACATACTCTACTTTATTACGGTATATCATTTTCTTGTTTAGACTCTTTATTTTCTGGACCCTAAAAAGAGTTCAGTTCTTGTCTGTACCCATAATTTGTGTACGAAGATTGATCTCTAGTAATTGTAAGTCTTATTTGTTAGCAGCAAACTTATACTGCTTTGGGACAGTTATCATTGTAGATGAATAAGTAATAATGAATTCGAAAATGTAGACCTGATCCTGGGAACATTCTTTAAATAAGCAGCAGCTGAATCCGAATATGTAGACCAGACTCTGGCAACATTCCTCAAATAGGCAGCAACTGCGTCCGGATGCCTCAGGTCGTGGGAACGACTGATATTTGGAGAGCTTCTGAATTATGGcagttttttcgaaaataatatgtTCTTCATCCGATCATgcacaatatttaataaatcCTGAACTCGCAATTCCTCAGCTTTTCTGAAGTACCGTCTAGTAGTTGTAGTTTTTTAGTTAGTATTTTCCATAAAttccacttttttaataattggctTAGCTGCtgtaaaaatatcatttaattttcagcATATTTATCTTTACAGTAGCCCGAGTGTTCGCCGTAATGTCGACTATTATAAAATTCGAAGAATTCCTCGGTTTGCCAAGTTTTTTCTGTTACAATATCGGCATTAAACTGAGGGGACCAAGCAATGGTTTCTGGCTAAAATTTTGGATGTATCTTACCTCCTTCAATTTGTTTCTAGCTGTCTCTGCTGAGTGTTATTACATCATCGTGACCATCAGGACGGACTTTACAGAAGCCATTATGACATTATCCTACGTTAGTTTCAATGTGGTTGCTTTTGTCAAGTGGTACTATctctataactatcaaactgaAAGAAATGCGTTTTTCCAACGCCTGGAGGTGCTATTTCCGCATACGAAATCCGAACAAGAAAGCATAAAGTTGAGTAAATATTTTCGTTCGAATAAGTTGGCAACTCGAGGTTACACAATCAGTATTATGGTGCTCATTTGGGTCTACAACTTGTATACGATCTCGCAAAGTTTTATCTATACGAAACTGATGCATGTAGACATTGAACGTGTGCTACCCTATCAAGCTAAGTATCCGTGGGATTGGCACGATAACTGGacttattatcttatttatgTGACGCAGGGTATTGCTAGCTTTCATTCGACGTGCACCCAACTTGGCTACGATGTGTTGCTCTGCATCTTGTCCATACACCTGATCATGCATTACGATAACATTTCGCGAAGCTTGGAGGGATATCAAACGAAGTTTGCCGAAGTGCATGGCGTAGACAGCAGTAACGGTTTACCGCGATTGGCGTATGCGGCAGTGGAACTTAGAGCGGTTAAAGAGGATATCAAATTTATATCGAATATTGTGTCGTATCACAATGAATTGTTGAGGTTTGTAGTTATCAGAAAACTATCATGTAAAacaagttcatatatttattgtttcttttttcatttactaatTTACATGCGTCAGTTTGTCGATGTCGCTGAACAAGTTGTTTGGAGTTCCGCTTTTTGTAAACTTCTTCACATCGTCGGCGATTATTTGCTTTCTCAGCTTTCAAATGTCCGTTACCAGAGAAATTGACTTACTAATGAAGGTGGCGGTCTTCTTATTTTTCTCCGTAATGCAAGTGTATCTGATTTCTCATTTTGGACAATTGCTAAGCGATGCGGTGAGTAGACATTAGATTGTATTCGTATATGGTTTCGGCGAAAAGTAAGGTTAAAAATTGATCAATTTTCAATTGTCCCATagaagattaaaattaaaaagcttaattttatttgtaaccCAAATCGGTTCCAGGAAAATGTGCACATATGtccataaaatcaaaaatattcataatattttgtagtagagttgccacctatcaaAAACTTGTCTATCGAGAAGAAGTGAGCTTTTCGGAATTACTTCAAAGTGCTTTGCTGTAAGAAAGCtttgagaatttattttttaaagagagttgccactttttccaaaaatttaaacaaagttgaaattaattaaaataataaaactcaacatttttttgacaacaGAGCCGCTCGTGGTTCCGGAAATGTCTTGAAACATGTATCGGTGTCAGAAAAGTACAGGATTCCAGACTTTAAAACTTTCTCAATAGTCAAAAATAAGGTTATGGTGAGTCTTAAAATGTTTTCCAACCACATTACTGCATTTCTTTAcccttctttattggcgtagacaacgcttacgcgattatagccgagattACAACAGCTCGCCAGTCTTTCTTCCTTATCGCTGTTTGGTGCCTATTGGCGATTCCAAGggtagctaggtccttctccacttggtctttttAACGAAGTTGAGGTCTTccgcttcctctgcttcccccggtgggtactgcgtagAATACTGTCAGAgcaggagtgttttcatccattcttacggcatgacctagccagagtaaccactgtctcttaattcactgaactatgtccgTGTCGTTGTATATTTATCACGTATAACTcaccgttccatcgactgcggtattcgtccATGTCAATGCGCAAGGGTccatacatcttccgcagaacctttatcccgaaaactcgtaacgccgactcatcagatgttgtcgaccatgcctctgcaccatatagcaggacggggatgatgtgcggcttgtagagtttggtttttgttcgccgagagaggacttcactttTCTACATTGGATTTCTAAGCtggtattgttgttggtgttcaCGATAAACgatattatctacgacttcaagcTTTTAACTTTCAACAGTGAGTCAAGTCGCGAAAGCGATGATGGgttgcttgatgacaggagatatttcgtcttgccctcattcacaaCTAGACCTATACgattcgcttccttatccagtctgtagaaagtagaactaacggcgcggttgttaaggccaatgatagcTCAAATGGGATGTAGTGGGTTGTAATGGACTATAGTCAAGTTTCTGAGTATGCAGTTACGGGCGTAGGGCTATACTGAATTCTTGCGTTTTCGGCTCGCACCCTAGAAAAGTGAGCAACCCTTGTATACGATGCAGTAACCAATCTGTTTGGAACCTGGAGAGATAaagcttcagcggagccactccgaCTTTTCGATTTAAAGGATCACAGAAGTCTAATTGCAGTATATGTTCACCAGTGGTGCGGCTGCGAGCGGTATTCGGTCGTGAAGCAAGGGCTCgttatataaatgtgtacaaaatgtTATACTACTCGTCTGTCGAGGTTgtacgctgggtttggaacccggcACGTAGAAACCACTCTCAATGAAAAAGAGACAACAGCCTCGGCTTAAAGACTTCATTTTTTACTGCAGGCTTACCAACCGTTAGTATCCGAACCTTCTCTACTTTCATGTGACACTTCCCCTTGATCTGTGTTGCTCATTCTCATTATACTCAGTGATAAATTCTAGGTACTTAAATGAGTGTCACAGCGGGTAGGATCTCTTTATCCTTCATAAAGCCGGTGATTTTTCAACTTAACGTTTATGGTACagttttaactttaaatattttccatcttCCAGAGTACAAATGTGGCAAGTGCTGCATATTTTCAGGATTGGTCTTACGCCGATGTTCGTTTTCAGAAAATGACAATATTGGTGGCTGCACGTGCACAGGAGCCGGCTGCTTTGAAGGCAACAAACCTCATAACCATCTCATTGGACACCATGACAGTTGTGAGCGTTAAACTAAAGCCAATAACCGCTTATAGATCGTGTATTTTGGAATAACTTTCGCTGAATCTGTCTCTTTCTTACTCTCTTTGTAGATCATACAAATGTCTTATAAATTCTTCACAGTCTTACGTACAATGTATGgtgattaatttttgttgcgGAAACCGCTGAGCTcgaattatattattatataacagCTGTAATAACCATGTCTAAGTGAATAATGTTAGTAACTGTagttctatttaaaaaaatactaaataaagtGTTTGAAATTAGAATAATGTTAGGATATAATGCCTCCTCTACGTGTGCGTACTCTACGCTTGTGGAATAAAATATCGTCTTTATTGTGaaaaggatatggtgcttgaaaatcgttaggcaagtgttagagagatggcaataGAGGTTAACATCTCTCACAattccgttcgaatgattttcgggaatattttgggtatgaaacgcattcttgcCCGACTCGCCcagataaagctgaatttttttcaaaaaataatagcgtaaacaagtctctttggacatgcgggatcgtgcgaattccgaacccatattcatggagagcattataaaaACCAATGAGATGTGGATtaatgagtttgacatgcaaacaagtcaacaataatCGGTATGGAGTGAAAAGATTtagacgaaacaaaaaaaaaccatggCAAAAccgttcaaaaatcaagataGTGCTCTTGGTTTTCGATATTCCTGGTTTGCTGCATCCTCAATTTGAGCCGGAGAAACTGACGGTCAATAAGAAGTTCTAATTGGTCGTATTAGCTCGTTTGCGTGAGAATGTCCGTCGCAAACGGCCGGAaatgtggaagaacaattcttAGATTTTctccttctttactggcgtagacaacgcttacgcggttatagccgagttaacaacagcgtgccagtcgttgcttcttttcgcaatgtggcctcaattggagattccaaggtcccaggtccttctccatctggtctttccaacggagtgaaggtcttcctctaaCTCTGCTTACCTTGGCGGATATTGCATCTAATTCGgtagtgttttcgttcattcggacgacatgacttagccagcgcagccgctgccACTCAATTCGGTGAATGCggtatttgccgtggccaatgcccaaagaaccataaatcttccgcagaacctttctctcgaaaactcgtaagtTCAACTCGTcagttgttgttatcgtccatgcctcgacaccatatagcaggagggaaataatgagcgacttatagagtttttaTCGAGAGCACTTGACTTCTCAATTATCTACTTAGTTCGAAGTAggatctgttggcaagagttattctgagtTGGATTTCGAGGATGACATTATTGTTGCTCTTAATAcgggttccaagatagacgaaattatctacgacttcgaagttatcaCTATCAACATTTGTTATCACTTATTTGTTgctgacaggagatatttcgtcttgccatcTTGGATTTTACGCCATGATAATGTACCATgtaccgaatttaaagccaaaaccgcaatgaataccatctatcaaccaccgtattcaccagatttgtcaccgtgtgattttttcttgttccccaaactgaaattgccgctccgtggaatcTGGTTTCAGGCGATCGAAGAGTTAAACAAAATACGCTGGAGGAactgaaggtcatcccaaaaagtgcttatgaaaagtgttttgaggactggaaaaattgttggcataagtgtattacctCTGGTGGGGATTACATTGAAGGCgacaatattattattgatgAACAATCAAATATTCTGCTTTATTgcatttacaatttccgggttaCATTGTAAACTGCTTTGCCAACTGGTGTGCagttattattagttttttgtacgtGTGCCTATTTGGCAAACAGGTTTATATAATAATTGCCGTTTTTACTGATTGTCAGTCAGTGCCAAGCAATGAAGTCGTGAAGACGGTTTTTCTTTGAGTTGAATTTTGTTCACAAAGTATGTAAGTGCAGAGCTGTATTTATTGAGTTTCGCATTTAATAAGAAGATATTTCTTCTTGTGGTGAAGTCTTTTAGAACCGCCTTCGCTGGATTTCCTTGTACACAAATCTTGCTTATTGCACAGTGAGTTTCCTTGAGggtatttgttaaatttattaaattaattcaatcaTAAGTAGCCTAGGCTTACCTTTGTgcttgcatatatttatgtgtggcACTGGGTGTGGTCCTTTGTATAATAACCACATAATTGTATATTATTAGCTCGATCTAATGAAtgtttacattaaattttgttgcaagCATATACTTACAGCAGCGCATGgacatatgtacaatgtattttatacatacgtacacgcACCTATGTAGCAGGCTTCAAACTGTGGCATGCTACACACTCACTGGTCAATGAAATACGGTAATGAGCtgtgtgtatataattttcGGCTGAATATTAAATGTTAACATTTAAAGCTCTAAAGACTCTGAATGTCgctgcgttgttgttgctgggcATAAATTTGGATTTTGTTGAGCTATAAAAGCTATGAGCGCAAGTCAAGTTGTAATGCATTCTTGTGGCTTAACTCAAAGCGTTGACTAATTTAATGAAGTGATTTTGATTGAAACATTTGTGGTTTAGAACAGTGAAGTATGGCACATAAGTCAATATATAGTTGTTTCAGTTAATATTAGTGATTGTTTTAATGCAGCTAATTTTGTAAATAAGACAGGGGGATTATTTAGCAAAAGCTTTCAGTACAGCGTCAAGTGAAAAccggaaaaaaatgttaactttggctgcacctaATCCTATACGGGCGCATTTTtgatagcataaaagggtatacaagatcgtttatttgattttaatcggtcatTCTAAATGCTCTAACGGTCCGCtcagaataattttttcggaggttATTGCGTTGCTTTAATTCATATCCTATGCCAAATTTTCTAACGATtcctttgtcaaataaaaaaatattccatacgaGTACTAAAGTTAAAAGTGTCGGTTTATATGActgctgtatgctatagtagtccgatctgattaatattttcgaaaactatAGAGATACCTGTGATAATAACCTATGCCAAATTTATTGAAGATAACTTGTCTGATAAAAAAGTCTTCCATACGAGAACTTGAGTtggatcgctcagtttgtagggcagctatatgttaaagaagaccgatctgaacaattttttagaaaatagtaGTAGTGTCTCAGGTAGTAacctatgtcaaatttcgttttgatactttgtcaaatataaaagttttctatacaaggacttgagttggattggtcagtttgtatggaagctatatgttatagcagactgatctgaaaaaattcttccaaatgtataGTGGTGCCTCAGGTAGTTATCCATGCAAAGTTTTGTGACGATATCTggtcaaatagaaaagttatatgctatagttatctgCTATTGGTAGTTCCAAAAAATGTGCAGCTTCTAGGTGAGAAAAGAATATGTGTAAGATTTCAagacgatatctcaaaaactgagggactacttcGAGTATATACAAGCAGACAGTGGGACGTGGCTGAATTGAACCAGCTCCTCACGGTGATGATTTAATTATTACGAACGTCgtggaaattttaatatacccttcaaagtataattattcttcttctttactggcgaagACACATAACGCTAGTCGTTGCTTCTTTTCGCAACCTAGCGCcgattggaaattccaagcgaagccaggtccttctccacctggtccttccaacggagtggaggtcttcctcttcctctgcttctctcgGCGGGTATTGTAACGAATAATACTTTCAGaggtggagtgttttcgtccatacatACGACATGACCAAGCCAGTGCAGCCGCAGTCTCTtacttcgctgaactatgtcaatgccgtcgtatatctaaTGCAGCTTATCGTTCCGTCgattgcgatattcgccatggccaacgcgcaaaggaccataaatctttcgcagaacttttctctcgaaaacccgtaacgtcgactcatcagcaTAGCATATCATACAGCAGGGCGAGaataatgagggacttatagagtttggtttttgttcgtcgagaaaggactttgcttctcaattgcctactcagtccaaagtatcacctgttggtaagagttattctgcatggGACTTCGAGGCTGgcattggtgttgttgttaatactggtcccaagatagacgaaattatctacgatttcgaagttatgaagTTATGATATGTTGGAGCCAAGTTgctagtgcgacgactatttgtctgatgacagaagatatttcgtcttgccgcCTTTCACTACAAGACCCATTTGCTACACTTCCATATCCATTCTGTAGAAATCAGAACTAACCGCGCGATTGTGGAGACCAATGATACCAAtatcttatagaagatggtacctacTCTATTTAGTGCtgcagctggaattattttctccaagagtttattgaagaaatggtaagaaagggagtcgccttattAGAAaactcatttggtatcgaacggctcggagaggtccttcccgatcctgacggagcttttaatCTTTCCAAAAGTTATTATGTGAAACAACAGCAAAGTTATACAGATCATCTTAGCGTCAGTGTATT
The sequence above is drawn from the Bactrocera tryoni isolate S06 chromosome 1, CSIRO_BtryS06_freeze2, whole genome shotgun sequence genome and encodes:
- the LOC120782189 gene encoding odorant receptor 85c isoform X1, which produces MSTIIKFEEFLGLPSFFCYNIGIKLRGPSNGFWLKFWMYLTSFNLFLAVSAECYYIIVTIRTDFTEAIMTLSYVSFNVVAFVKWYYLYNYQTERNAFFQRLEVLFPHTKSEQESIKLSKYFRSNKLATRGYTISIMVLIWVYNLYTISQSFIYTKLMHVDIERVLPYQAKYPWDWHDNWTYYLIYVTQGIASFHSTCTQLGYDVLLCILSIHLIMHYDNISRSLEGYQTKFAEVHGVDSSNGLPRLAYAAVELRAVKEDIKFISNIVSYHNELLSLSMSLNKLFGVPLFVNFFTSSAIICFLSFQMSVTREIDLLMKVAVFLFFSVMQVYLISHFGQLLSDASTNVASAAYFQDWSYADVRFQKMTILVAARAQEPAALKATNLITISLDTMTVIIQMSYKFFTVLRTMYGD